The following are from one region of the Sphingomonas sp. J315 genome:
- a CDS encoding Crp/Fnr family transcriptional regulator, with the protein MIDRHFARIRARHSLDTEEERAIREIIGAPLTVPAQRTFIEAGTRLDHSILILDGIAARYKDLSDGQRQITELHVPGDFADLHSFTLKRLDHSLIALTPCRIAAVPHARIEELITRYPRIGRLYWFSTNLDASIHREWVLSMGIRDALARIAHLFCELHLRLGIVGLADPDCYALALSQTDLAECHGLTSIHVNRSLRRLREMGVLTFRAGRVEITDAVALRAIAEFDPAYLYLDADPL; encoded by the coding sequence ATGATCGACCGCCATTTCGCCCGCATCCGCGCGCGCCACAGCCTCGACACGGAGGAGGAGCGGGCGATTCGAGAGATCATCGGCGCTCCCCTGACCGTCCCGGCGCAGCGCACCTTTATCGAGGCGGGGACCCGGCTCGACCACAGCATCCTGATCCTCGACGGCATCGCAGCGCGCTACAAGGACTTGAGCGACGGTCAGCGCCAGATCACCGAACTCCACGTTCCCGGCGACTTCGCCGATCTGCACAGCTTCACATTGAAGCGTCTCGATCATTCGCTGATCGCACTGACCCCGTGCCGCATCGCCGCGGTGCCCCATGCGCGGATCGAGGAACTGATCACCCGATACCCCCGCATCGGGCGGCTCTACTGGTTCTCGACCAATCTCGACGCATCGATCCACCGCGAATGGGTGCTGTCGATGGGTATCCGCGATGCGCTCGCCCGGATCGCGCATCTGTTCTGCGAACTGCACCTACGGCTCGGCATCGTCGGGCTGGCCGATCCCGATTGCTATGCGCTCGCGCTCAGCCAGACCGATCTAGCCGAGTGCCACGGGCTCACCTCGATCCACGTCAACCGCTCGCTCCGCCGGTTGCGCGAAATGGGGGTACTCACCTTCCGCGCCGGGCGGGTCGAGATCACCGATGCGGTCGCGCTGCGTGCGATTGCCGAGTTCGATCCCGCCTATCTCTATCTCGATGCGGACCCGCTCTAA
- a CDS encoding alginate lyase family protein, translated as MIRITLAALLLASAAPAFAQDAATAPVLTSLEAYRAMTAGAESAPLFARELAAARKSVDAAIRAGIDVPIPKDRGGGPTHERHKANYKLIQQAGTLYRVTGERRYADYVRDLLLAYAKLYPTLANHPAASNQVPGRLFWQSLNDSVWLVHAIQGYDAVRADLTAAERKTIDEQVFRRIAAWLTSEPKTFDRIHNHSTWANAGVGMTGYVLRDPVLVEQALKGSDRSGKVGFLRQLDELFSPDGYYAEGPYYQRYALQPFVVFAQAIEANEPQRKIFTYRDGIVLKAIRTAIQTSYGGYFFPINDAMPDKSLKTEELYQGVAIGYAATRDPGLLGIAKWQDKVALSPEGFAVARDIAARKAKPFAFASTLLRDGPQGRDGALAILRSGPHDTAQVVVAKNTAQGMGHGHFDKLNWLLYDNGQAVVTDYGAARFLNIEAKDGGRYLPENDSWAQQSVAHNTLVVNETSHFDAKLAPAEKVAPVQLAFQGEGPARYSIGEMAGAYPGIVFRRALVQIDMGKNAPLVLDLMTVKNAGKATYDLPLHFAGHIIDTDVKLASNVTTRPVLGKANGYQHLWVDATGPLANGQGRVTWINQGRFYSYRMATPGAQLIVAESGANDPRFNLRREPVLIQRLSGAGDAAFLSLLEPHGRYDAATETTTGSRSAVTGLTMTETGGARVATITLTGGRSILIAIATDTTAGKAHSVTVNGRKLDWSGPVGRFDGESK; from the coding sequence ATGATCCGCATCACGCTCGCCGCATTGCTGCTCGCCAGCGCCGCGCCCGCCTTCGCGCAGGACGCTGCGACCGCGCCCGTCCTCACCAGCCTCGAAGCCTATCGCGCGATGACCGCCGGCGCCGAGTCCGCCCCGCTGTTTGCGCGCGAGCTCGCCGCCGCACGCAAATCGGTCGATGCCGCCATCCGTGCGGGGATCGACGTGCCGATCCCAAAAGATCGCGGCGGCGGGCCGACGCATGAGCGGCACAAGGCGAACTACAAGCTGATCCAGCAGGCGGGGACGCTCTACCGGGTGACCGGCGAGCGCCGCTACGCCGACTATGTCCGCGACTTGCTGCTCGCCTATGCGAAGCTGTATCCGACGCTTGCGAACCACCCTGCCGCGTCGAATCAGGTGCCGGGCCGGCTGTTCTGGCAGAGCCTTAACGACAGCGTCTGGCTGGTCCATGCGATCCAGGGTTACGACGCGGTCCGCGCCGACCTGACCGCTGCCGAGCGCAAGACGATCGACGAGCAGGTGTTCCGTCGCATTGCCGCGTGGCTGACCAGCGAGCCCAAGACGTTCGACCGCATTCACAATCATTCGACCTGGGCCAATGCCGGGGTCGGCATGACCGGTTACGTCCTGCGCGATCCCGTATTGGTCGAGCAGGCACTCAAGGGCAGCGACCGCTCGGGCAAGGTTGGCTTCCTGCGTCAGCTCGATGAACTCTTCTCCCCCGACGGCTACTATGCCGAGGGGCCGTACTATCAGCGCTACGCGCTCCAGCCCTTCGTCGTGTTCGCGCAGGCGATCGAGGCGAACGAGCCGCAGCGAAAGATCTTCACCTACCGCGACGGGATCGTGCTCAAGGCGATCCGTACCGCGATCCAGACCAGCTACGGCGGCTATTTCTTCCCGATCAACGACGCGATGCCCGACAAGAGCCTCAAGACCGAGGAACTCTATCAGGGTGTAGCCATCGGCTATGCCGCGACCCGCGATCCCGGCCTGCTCGGCATCGCCAAATGGCAGGACAAGGTCGCCCTCTCGCCCGAGGGCTTCGCGGTCGCGCGCGACATTGCGGCGAGAAAGGCCAAACCCTTTGCCTTCGCCTCCACCCTGCTCCGCGACGGGCCACAGGGCCGCGACGGCGCGCTCGCCATCCTGCGCTCCGGTCCGCACGACACCGCGCAGGTGGTCGTCGCCAAGAATACGGCGCAGGGCATGGGCCACGGCCATTTCGACAAGCTCAACTGGCTGCTCTACGACAATGGCCAGGCGGTGGTGACAGATTACGGCGCCGCCCGCTTCCTCAATATCGAGGCGAAGGACGGCGGTCGTTACCTTCCCGAAAACGACAGCTGGGCGCAGCAGAGCGTCGCGCACAACACGCTGGTCGTGAACGAAACCAGCCATTTCGACGCGAAGCTCGCGCCGGCTGAAAAGGTGGCGCCGGTCCAGTTGGCGTTCCAGGGCGAAGGACCGGCCCGCTATTCGATCGGCGAGATGGCGGGTGCCTATCCCGGCATCGTCTTCCGCCGCGCGCTGGTCCAGATCGACATGGGCAAGAACGCCCCGCTCGTCCTCGATCTGATGACCGTAAAGAACGCAGGCAAGGCAACCTATGACCTGCCGCTCCACTTCGCCGGGCACATCATCGATACCGACGTGAAACTGGCATCGAACGTCACCACCCGCCCGGTGCTGGGCAAGGCGAACGGCTATCAGCATCTCTGGGTCGATGCGACGGGGCCGCTTGCGAACGGGCAGGGGCGCGTTACCTGGATCAATCAGGGGCGCTTCTACAGTTACCGCATGGCGACGCCCGGCGCGCAGCTGATCGTCGCCGAAAGCGGCGCGAACGATCCGCGCTTCAACCTGCGCCGTGAACCGGTGCTGATCCAGCGGCTGAGCGGGGCAGGGGACGCCGCGTTCCTCAGCCTGCTCGAACCGCATGGCCGCTACGACGCCGCGACCGAGACCACGACCGGCAGCCGCAGCGCGGTGACCGGCCTGACCATGACCGAAACGGGCGGCGCGCGCGTCGCGACGATCACCCTCACCGGCGGGCGCAGCATCCTGATCGCCATCGCCACCGACACCACTGCGGGCAAGGCGCACAGCGTCACCGTGAACGGGCGCAAGCTCGACTGGAGCGGCCCGGTCGGCCGGTTCGATGGAGAGAGCAAATGA
- a CDS encoding MFS transporter yields MKSGFRWWIIGLIAIATVINYIDRNALAVMWPEVAKDIGATKEDYALLVTIFMVFYALGQSIFGKIFDVVGTRMGFAISIVVWSLSIAAHSLVRSMLVLGVLRAALGVSEAGNWPGAAKANATWFPRSERAFAQGIFNAGASMGAIVSAPLIAILFGFVGWRTTFVIIGVFGFLWLLPWIWVYKSDPDAHPWLSKAEREHILGANEAEGGVKSAGYAPSMGQLLRHRQAWAVMSGRFFLDPIWWLFVSWLPIYLNESFGFDVKQIGMFAWVPFVGAMAGSLSGGWLSGKLIQRGWSTDRARKSVIALGCIIMLPALLLTATAATPLYAVLLIAAILFGFQVAINNIQTLPSDWFGGGAVGSLAGISGTAAVAGTLITTWLVPSMTATSFAPIFILGAALVPLSLICIFIGGRIEPVQSNTQDQGA; encoded by the coding sequence ATGAAATCCGGGTTCCGCTGGTGGATCATCGGCCTGATCGCGATCGCGACGGTCATCAATTACATCGACCGCAATGCGCTTGCGGTGATGTGGCCTGAAGTCGCCAAGGACATCGGCGCGACCAAGGAAGATTATGCGCTGCTGGTGACCATCTTCATGGTTTTCTACGCGCTCGGCCAGTCGATCTTCGGCAAGATTTTCGACGTGGTCGGCACCCGCATGGGCTTCGCCATCTCGATCGTCGTCTGGTCGCTGTCGATCGCCGCGCACAGTCTGGTCCGCTCGATGCTCGTCCTGGGCGTGCTCCGCGCTGCGCTCGGCGTCAGCGAGGCGGGCAACTGGCCCGGCGCGGCCAAGGCCAACGCCACCTGGTTCCCGCGCTCCGAACGCGCCTTTGCGCAGGGGATTTTCAACGCCGGCGCGTCGATGGGCGCGATCGTGTCCGCGCCGCTGATCGCGATCCTGTTCGGCTTTGTCGGCTGGCGGACGACCTTCGTCATCATCGGCGTGTTCGGCTTCCTGTGGCTGCTGCCGTGGATCTGGGTCTACAAATCCGACCCCGACGCCCACCCCTGGCTCAGCAAGGCCGAGCGCGAACACATCCTCGGCGCGAACGAGGCGGAGGGCGGCGTAAAGAGCGCCGGCTACGCCCCCTCGATGGGCCAACTGCTGCGCCATCGTCAGGCATGGGCGGTCATGTCGGGCCGCTTCTTCCTCGATCCGATCTGGTGGCTGTTCGTCTCGTGGCTGCCGATCTACCTCAACGAAAGCTTCGGCTTCGACGTCAAGCAGATCGGCATGTTCGCCTGGGTGCCGTTCGTCGGCGCGATGGCCGGATCGCTGTCGGGCGGCTGGCTGTCGGGCAAGCTCATCCAGCGCGGCTGGAGTACCGACCGGGCGCGAAAGAGCGTGATTGCGCTCGGCTGCATCATCATGCTGCCCGCACTGCTGCTCACCGCGACCGCCGCGACGCCGCTCTATGCCGTGCTGCTGATCGCCGCGATCCTGTTCGGCTTTCAGGTCGCGATCAACAATATCCAGACGCTGCCGTCCGACTGGTTCGGCGGTGGCGCAGTCGGCTCGCTCGCCGGGATCAGCGGCACGGCGGCGGTCGCGGGCACGCTGATCACCACCTGGCTGGTCCCGTCGATGACCGCGACCAGCTTCGCACCGATCTTCATCCTCGGCGCGGCGCTCGTGCCGCTGTCGCTGATCTGCATCTTCATCGGCGGGCGCATCGAGCCCGTCCAATCGAACACTCAAGACCAAGGGGCATAA
- a CDS encoding SDR family NAD(P)-dependent oxidoreductase, translating to MRFKDKLAIVTGGGRDIGRSISLRLAAEGAKVVINYRSDEAAAQDTLATVEAAGGTALLHRADVTKSDEVAELIAAAAQFGGGAIDVLVNCAGGMVARKTLSEMDEAFFDTVMDLNFKSAFLVTKAALPHLARGSAIVNLSSLAARDGGGPGASIYAASKGALTTLTRGWAKELGPQGIRVNALCPGLIGTSFHDIFSKPEGRAAVAGNTPLRREGHPDEVAAAVAFLASDDASFLTGLNMDINGGLAFS from the coding sequence ATGCGTTTCAAGGACAAGCTCGCCATCGTCACCGGTGGCGGTCGCGACATCGGCCGTTCGATCTCGCTGCGACTCGCGGCAGAGGGCGCGAAGGTCGTCATCAACTATCGCAGCGACGAGGCAGCGGCACAGGACACACTGGCTACGGTCGAGGCAGCAGGCGGCACCGCGTTGCTCCACCGCGCCGATGTGACGAAGTCCGACGAGGTCGCCGAGCTGATCGCTGCGGCGGCACAGTTCGGCGGCGGCGCGATCGACGTGCTCGTCAACTGCGCGGGCGGCATGGTCGCGCGCAAGACGCTGTCCGAGATGGACGAAGCGTTCTTCGACACCGTCATGGACCTGAACTTCAAGTCCGCCTTCCTCGTTACCAAGGCGGCGCTCCCGCACCTCGCCAGGGGGTCGGCGATCGTCAACCTGTCCTCGCTCGCCGCGCGCGACGGCGGCGGGCCGGGCGCGAGCATCTATGCCGCGTCGAAGGGCGCGCTGACCACGCTGACGCGCGGCTGGGCGAAGGAGCTGGGTCCGCAGGGCATCCGCGTCAACGCGCTGTGCCCGGGCCTGATCGGCACTAGCTTCCACGACATCTTCTCCAAGCCCGAGGGACGCGCCGCGGTCGCCGGCAACACCCCGCTGCGCCGCGAAGGCCATCCCGACGAGGTCGCTGCCGCAGTGGCATTCCTCGCCTCCGACGATGCCTCCTTCCTCACCGGACTCAACATGGACATCAACGGGGGGCTCGCCTTCTCATGA
- a CDS encoding rhamnogalacturonan acetylesterase: protein MTRILATAALAAVALALAPAIARAQTKERTDAPPLQPYKIVLVGDLTMAVASGWGSMFCARHVKSSVACLNAGRGGRSTRSYRQEGGWDIALAEAKVPGYRATYVLIQFGHNDQSSVPERWTDRTTEFPANLTKMVEEVRAAGGIPVLVTPLTRRVFKSGKLDNNLDEWSEEVRKVATATKTPLVDLNRRSAAVVQKLGAEDSMALAQAEPTAEERAAAKAGTTLRQRSTEEAREPDLPTRPGGARGQHTRKFDYTHLGETGAGVFARLVADDLARAVPALASQLVP from the coding sequence ATGACCCGCATCCTCGCCACCGCCGCGCTCGCCGCCGTCGCCCTCGCGCTGGCTCCCGCCATTGCCAGGGCGCAGACGAAGGAGCGCACCGACGCACCGCCGCTTCAGCCGTACAAGATCGTGCTGGTCGGCGATCTGACGATGGCGGTGGCGAGCGGCTGGGGGTCGATGTTCTGTGCCCGTCACGTCAAGTCCTCGGTCGCCTGCCTCAATGCGGGGCGCGGCGGGCGTTCGACGCGCAGCTATCGGCAGGAAGGCGGCTGGGACATCGCGCTGGCCGAGGCGAAGGTGCCGGGTTATCGCGCCACCTATGTGCTGATCCAGTTCGGCCATAACGACCAGTCGAGTGTCCCCGAGCGCTGGACCGACCGCACCACCGAATTCCCCGCGAATTTGACGAAGATGGTCGAGGAGGTCCGCGCCGCTGGGGGAATTCCCGTCCTCGTCACCCCATTGACCCGCCGCGTGTTCAAGAGCGGCAAGCTCGACAACAATCTCGACGAATGGTCGGAAGAGGTGCGCAAGGTCGCGACCGCGACCAAGACCCCACTGGTCGACCTCAATCGCCGGAGCGCCGCAGTGGTGCAGAAGCTGGGCGCGGAAGACTCGATGGCGCTCGCCCAGGCCGAACCGACGGCCGAGGAACGCGCCGCCGCCAAGGCCGGCACGACGCTCAGGCAGCGCTCGACCGAGGAAGCGCGCGAGCCCGATCTGCCGACCCGGCCCGGCGGCGCGCGCGGCCAGCACACGCGCAAGTTCGACTACACCCATCTCGGGGAAACCGGGGCGGGCGTATTCGCGCGCCTGGTCGCCGACGACCTCGCCCGCGCGGTCCCGGCGCTCGCATCGCAATTGGTGCCCTGA
- a CDS encoding TonB-dependent receptor: MAMLDQAARTPRALRNILLAGAALPLFAAAPALAQDADAAAEDEVVVTGIRETLRTSIDVKKRETAIVDALSTEEIGDLPALSVGEAIQTITGATTHREKGGASEIALRGLGPFLSNTTFNGRDATNGSGDRAVNFNQFPSELVNNIKIYKSQQADLVEGGVAGTIDIGTLRPLDFGKMRVQGEIKANYSPYQDKVTGSSAWGWRGTLSYVDQYQLGGLGEVGIAIGVQRNSTNNPEETVAGSSTWTACNATIVVANNNCTPVTRPQAAAGTPFYLAPNAMAWRQISEVDTRDAVFGALQWQFSDRVELNLDAQWSDRTFVENRRDLNISEMRYGLTNVVYDENGVIQRMNGLSAVESTASNLSRAEEYLGAGANLRWSGDRLTVALDGAYSRTIRTEIERQVRLRTDPFDMNGTRNFFATAPFATNSMRVPYTYEVLPGNFAPTVTFDPRFDPNNHALFWDDARARRDESRRHNEIWGARLDLDYRLDGFITNIAVGGRWAQQTFTDYDVRNEVTLNPLGPPAAGREDARINTLCRTAFPQTGFLERAEGNSITSWATFDPLCLMREYTGSEDPGRPADLRSPANRDVTETTLAGYVMADYAGDLGDMPVRGNVGVRVVNTQLTSVGLRSAFTVVNNPDGTVTLTPTPGTFDTVTLEAQTTRVLPSVNAIFELQPNRLLLRAAAYRALSRPAPSALGAGRTFVLDASGTSVADAINEIRANGSPALKPLMSWNGDIALEYYPNRDSLFSATLYFKEFSGGFIPFVTNEDFVIGGQNVSVPVIQTANSDRKSQLWGVEVTLANRFSWLPKPLDGFGGKLSYNYADTDFENEDVSLGDILDPLTGNVSEGIIPPAGLSGFSKHVVSAQLYYEIGGFSLQGIYNYRSSYYQDFVGGNTQLRYVRGNETFDLRASFNVNRNISLRAEATNIFDSPKVTDMPVVGSIRQYHYYGPRYFIGARFRI; encoded by the coding sequence ATGGCCATGCTCGATCAGGCCGCACGCACGCCGCGCGCACTTCGTAACATTCTGCTGGCCGGAGCCGCGCTCCCGCTGTTCGCCGCTGCACCCGCTTTGGCGCAGGACGCCGATGCCGCGGCGGAGGACGAGGTCGTCGTTACCGGCATCCGCGAAACGCTGCGCACCTCGATCGACGTCAAGAAGCGCGAGACCGCGATCGTCGATGCGCTGTCGACCGAGGAAATCGGCGACCTTCCCGCGCTGTCGGTCGGTGAGGCGATCCAGACGATCACCGGCGCGACCACGCACCGCGAAAAGGGCGGTGCATCGGAAATCGCGCTGCGCGGCCTTGGCCCATTCCTCAGCAACACGACCTTCAACGGCCGCGACGCCACCAACGGGTCGGGCGACCGCGCCGTCAACTTCAACCAGTTCCCGTCGGAACTGGTCAACAACATCAAGATCTACAAGTCCCAGCAGGCCGACCTGGTCGAAGGCGGCGTCGCCGGCACGATCGACATCGGCACGCTGCGCCCGCTCGACTTCGGCAAGATGCGCGTGCAGGGCGAGATCAAGGCAAACTACAGCCCCTATCAGGACAAGGTCACCGGTTCGTCGGCCTGGGGCTGGCGCGGTACCCTGTCCTATGTCGACCAGTATCAGCTGGGCGGCCTCGGCGAGGTCGGCATCGCGATCGGCGTCCAGCGCAATTCGACCAACAACCCCGAGGAAACCGTCGCGGGCAGCTCGACCTGGACCGCATGCAACGCGACCATCGTCGTCGCCAACAACAATTGCACCCCGGTCACCCGCCCCCAGGCAGCGGCCGGCACGCCCTTCTACCTTGCGCCCAACGCGATGGCATGGCGGCAGATCAGCGAAGTCGACACGCGCGACGCGGTGTTCGGCGCGCTGCAATGGCAATTTTCGGACCGGGTCGAACTCAACCTCGACGCACAATGGTCGGACCGGACGTTCGTCGAGAACCGCCGCGACCTCAACATTTCGGAAATGCGCTACGGCCTCACCAACGTCGTCTATGACGAAAATGGCGTGATTCAGCGGATGAACGGCCTCAGCGCGGTCGAATCCACCGCCTCCAACCTGTCGCGCGCCGAGGAATATCTGGGCGCAGGTGCTAACCTGCGCTGGAGCGGCGACCGTCTCACTGTCGCACTCGACGGCGCCTATTCGCGAACCATCCGCACCGAAATCGAGCGTCAGGTCCGCCTGCGCACCGACCCGTTCGACATGAACGGCACCCGCAATTTCTTCGCGACCGCGCCATTTGCCACCAACAGCATGCGCGTCCCCTACACCTATGAAGTGCTGCCGGGGAACTTCGCGCCGACGGTGACCTTCGATCCGCGCTTCGACCCCAACAACCACGCATTGTTCTGGGACGACGCCCGCGCCCGCCGCGACGAAAGCCGCCGCCATAACGAGATCTGGGGCGCGCGCCTCGACCTCGACTACCGGCTCGACGGCTTCATCACCAACATCGCCGTCGGCGGTCGCTGGGCGCAGCAGACCTTCACCGATTACGATGTCCGGAACGAAGTCACGCTCAACCCGTTGGGTCCGCCCGCTGCGGGGCGTGAGGATGCGCGCATCAACACGCTGTGCCGCACCGCCTTCCCGCAGACTGGCTTCCTCGAGCGTGCGGAGGGCAACAGCATCACCAGCTGGGCGACCTTCGACCCGCTGTGCCTGATGCGCGAATATACCGGGTCGGAAGACCCCGGGCGCCCGGCGGACCTGCGCTCGCCCGCCAATCGCGACGTCACCGAAACCACGCTCGCCGGCTATGTGATGGCCGATTATGCGGGCGACCTTGGCGACATGCCGGTGCGCGGCAATGTCGGCGTGCGCGTGGTCAACACGCAGCTGACCTCGGTCGGGCTGCGCAGCGCGTTCACGGTGGTCAACAATCCCGACGGCACGGTCACGCTGACCCCGACGCCGGGGACGTTCGACACGGTGACGCTGGAAGCGCAGACCACCCGGGTCCTGCCGAGCGTCAATGCGATCTTCGAGCTTCAGCCCAACCGGCTGCTGCTCCGCGCCGCTGCATATCGTGCCCTTTCGCGCCCCGCACCCAGCGCGCTCGGTGCCGGCCGCACCTTCGTCCTCGACGCGAGCGGCACCAGCGTCGCCGACGCGATCAATGAAATCCGCGCCAATGGCAGCCCGGCGTTGAAGCCGCTGATGTCGTGGAACGGTGACATCGCGCTCGAATACTATCCGAACCGCGACTCGCTCTTCTCCGCGACGCTCTATTTCAAGGAATTCAGCGGCGGCTTCATCCCGTTCGTCACCAACGAAGACTTTGTGATCGGCGGCCAGAATGTAAGCGTCCCGGTGATCCAGACCGCGAACAGCGACCGCAAGAGCCAGCTCTGGGGCGTCGAGGTCACGCTCGCCAACCGCTTCTCCTGGCTGCCCAAGCCGCTCGACGGGTTTGGCGGCAAGCTCAGCTACAACTATGCCGACACCGATTTCGAGAATGAGGATGTCAGCCTCGGCGACATTCTCGATCCGCTGACCGGCAATGTCAGCGAGGGGATCATCCCGCCGGCTGGCCTCAGCGGCTTCTCCAAGCACGTCGTCTCGGCGCAGCTCTATTACGAGATTGGCGGTTTCTCGCTCCAGGGCATCTACAACTATCGGTCGAGCTATTATCAGGACTTTGTCGGCGGCAACACGCAGCTGCGCTATGTGCGCGGCAACGAGACATTCGACCTGCGCGCCTCGTTCAACGTCAACCGCAACATCTCGCTGCGCGCCGAAGCGACCAACATCTTCGATTCGCCCAAGGTTACCGATATGCCGGTCGTCGGCAGCATCCGGCAGTACCATTATTACGGCCCGCGCTACTTCATCGGCGCGCGGTTCCGGATTTAG
- a CDS encoding DsbA family protein: MLRQFLFAALALAIPLSTAAQDEGVSESGDTRRRAAAEAIREKIRNDVLAPTIAPRGYDVTLVVFSDYQCGYCRRFSPTLDALMAEDRKVRVVYRDWPILGGGSGPAARAAIAASFQKKHLAFHRALIAQSGRIDAAKIRAAADASGVDWKRLDSDLVKRKGEIDALLARTNDYARLLGLTGTPGMMVGPYLVPGLVDLPTLKRAVAQARERR, from the coding sequence ATGCTTCGCCAGTTCCTGTTTGCCGCGCTCGCGCTCGCGATCCCGCTCTCCACCGCAGCGCAGGACGAGGGCGTGTCCGAATCCGGCGACACCCGCCGCCGTGCGGCCGCCGAGGCGATCCGCGAAAAGATCCGCAACGACGTGCTCGCCCCGACGATCGCGCCGCGCGGTTATGACGTCACACTCGTCGTCTTCTCCGACTATCAATGCGGCTATTGCCGTCGGTTCAGCCCGACGCTCGACGCGTTGATGGCGGAGGACCGAAAGGTTCGCGTCGTCTATCGCGACTGGCCGATCCTTGGCGGCGGCTCCGGCCCCGCTGCGCGCGCCGCGATTGCCGCCAGCTTCCAGAAGAAGCATCTCGCGTTCCACCGCGCGCTGATCGCGCAATCGGGCCGGATCGACGCGGCAAAGATCCGCGCCGCGGCCGATGCCTCCGGCGTCGACTGGAAGCGGCTCGACAGCGACCTGGTCAAACGCAAGGGTGAGATCGACGCCTTGCTCGCGCGGACCAACGACTATGCCCGGTTGCTCGGCTTGACCGGCACCCCCGGCATGATGGTCGGCCCCTATCTCGTCCCCGGTCTGGTCGATCTCCCCACGCTCAAGCGCGCCGTCGCACAGGCGCGCGAGCGGCGCTAG
- a CDS encoding DUF2721 domain-containing protein: protein MISTVAATIQISIAPVFLLAGIAGILNVLVGRMARVVDRARKLEQLHPVSTGAEHERQVWELRLIDRRLSIINTSIWLCVASAIAICLVVALLFGAEIVHLDIGVVVAVAFIASMLLLTAGLVAFLVEVRLSVQAVHVREELLERDRVG, encoded by the coding sequence ATGATCTCCACCGTCGCCGCGACGATCCAGATATCGATCGCCCCCGTGTTCCTGCTGGCGGGCATCGCCGGCATCCTCAACGTGCTTGTCGGGCGGATGGCGCGGGTGGTGGATCGCGCGCGCAAGCTGGAGCAACTCCACCCGGTGTCGACCGGCGCGGAGCATGAGCGGCAGGTGTGGGAGCTGCGGCTGATCGACCGGCGACTGTCGATCATCAACACGTCGATCTGGCTGTGCGTGGCGAGCGCGATCGCGATCTGCCTGGTGGTCGCGTTGCTGTTCGGGGCGGAGATCGTCCATCTCGACATCGGCGTGGTGGTCGCGGTGGCGTTCATCGCGTCGATGCTGTTGCTGACGGCGGGACTGGTCGCGTTTCTGGTCGAGGTACGACTGTCGGTGCAGGCGGTGCACGTCCGAGAGGAATTGCTGGAGCGGGATCGGGTCGGCTAG
- a CDS encoding GNAT family N-acetyltransferase has product MTKPMPLADFTRLPPVLTASIGDGLASAIDSVAASAAPTHRFLRYGWFAAALHVYGGEARTLTILREGVPVLALPLIPTGPAPLRLAQVPGCYWPFRSFPVAQEAGTEAFEVALDLLARHANALRIGPVYDGDPALEGLRAAAATRGWVALDRFVAESFLLDMAALQAEGTWPRNSTLRKNRFHEKHLAEHGEPDWSFVSGGDWTAQAFDALAEIERKSWIADRTDGRDAKFTDTGHGAFWRAAAQDPVVAQMLWAAVLRIDGEPTAFSFDLNAGTLKYAIANSYDPRVAKHSPGKLLYYRNLVRALEDGITDVDWGAGDSGYKRVIGADTGPAIRDWLFVRPGLPGVAARLLRRRWRASGAVEPNG; this is encoded by the coding sequence ATGACGAAGCCGATGCCGCTTGCCGACTTCACGCGCCTGCCGCCCGTGCTGACCGCCAGCATCGGGGACGGGTTGGCGAGCGCGATCGACAGCGTTGCCGCATCCGCCGCGCCAACCCACCGCTTTCTGCGCTATGGATGGTTTGCCGCCGCGCTCCACGTCTATGGCGGTGAAGCGCGCACGCTGACCATATTGCGCGAAGGCGTGCCGGTGCTCGCGCTGCCGCTGATCCCCACTGGCCCCGCGCCACTGCGTCTCGCGCAAGTCCCCGGCTGCTACTGGCCGTTTCGAAGTTTCCCGGTTGCGCAGGAGGCGGGGACCGAGGCGTTCGAGGTCGCGCTCGACCTGCTCGCGCGGCACGCCAACGCGCTGCGCATCGGCCCCGTTTATGACGGCGACCCGGCGCTGGAGGGGCTGCGCGCCGCCGCCGCGACGCGCGGCTGGGTCGCGCTCGACCGCTTCGTCGCCGAAAGCTTCCTGCTCGACATGGCCGCATTGCAGGCCGAAGGCACCTGGCCCCGCAATTCGACCCTGCGCAAGAACCGCTTCCACGAAAAGCATCTCGCCGAACATGGCGAACCCGACTGGAGCTTCGTCAGCGGCGGGGACTGGACCGCGCAGGCGTTCGACGCCCTGGCGGAAATCGAACGCAAGAGCTGGATCGCCGACCGCACCGACGGGCGCGATGCGAAGTTCACCGACACCGGCCACGGCGCATTCTGGCGCGCGGCGGCGCAGGACCCGGTGGTTGCGCAGATGCTGTGGGCCGCAGTGCTGCGCATCGATGGCGAACCCACCGCCTTCTCCTTCGATCTCAACGCCGGGACGCTCAAATACGCGATCGCCAACAGCTATGACCCGCGCGTTGCCAAGCATTCGCCGGGGAAATTGCTCTATTACCGCAACCTCGTCCGTGCGCTCGAGGACGGCATTACCGATGTCGACTGGGGTGCAGGGGACAGCGGTTACAAGCGTGTCATCGGCGCGGACACCGGTCCTGCGATTCGCGACTGGCTGTTTGTGCGGCCGGGACTGCCTGGCGTCGCGGCGCGGCTGCTGCGCCGCCGCTGGCGCGCGAGCGGGGCTGTGGAGCCGAATGGATAG